A genome region from Mycolicibacterium litorale includes the following:
- a CDS encoding type IV toxin-antitoxin system AbiEi family antitoxin domain-containing protein, with the protein MLNEYLRRHDGVLTLDQALEVGLSRYAVNRRVKSGQWRRCSRGVYFVDDRPFTDAARLRAAVWGYGGHAVASGLAAAWWHGLTMFAPDVVEVTMPRNGSGRSRPGSKLRRRDLESADIDVQRGLRVTAVPLTVIEAAVRIRGGAKIMDRALQNNMELRQLWHAHLRNKGRYGSPAARILLQAADTGAHSEAERLFIRLTFHSESGDFHHDRVRQNAITLLGWQVLRFTWLDLTEYPERVIATLRTVISV; encoded by the coding sequence GTGCTCAACGAGTATCTACGTCGACACGATGGCGTCTTGACACTGGATCAGGCCCTCGAGGTCGGGCTCAGTCGGTACGCCGTGAACAGGCGAGTGAAGTCGGGTCAGTGGCGTCGGTGTTCGCGTGGCGTGTACTTCGTCGACGACCGGCCGTTCACCGACGCGGCGCGCCTGCGCGCGGCGGTATGGGGTTACGGCGGCCACGCCGTCGCTAGTGGGCTGGCCGCCGCCTGGTGGCACGGCCTGACGATGTTCGCCCCGGATGTCGTCGAGGTGACCATGCCCCGCAATGGCAGCGGAAGGAGCCGACCGGGATCCAAGCTTCGCCGGCGTGATCTGGAGTCCGCCGACATCGATGTGCAGCGCGGCCTTCGGGTTACCGCCGTCCCGCTCACCGTCATCGAAGCAGCGGTGCGGATCCGCGGCGGCGCCAAGATCATGGACCGAGCGCTGCAGAACAACATGGAGCTCCGCCAACTCTGGCACGCACACCTACGTAACAAGGGCCGCTACGGCTCACCTGCGGCGCGAATCTTGTTGCAGGCGGCCGACACCGGTGCGCACTCCGAAGCGGAACGACTCTTCATCCGGTTGACTTTCCACAGTGAGTCGGGCGATTTCCACCACGATCGTGTCCGGCAGAACGCCATCACGCTGCTGGGCTGGCAGGTGTTGAGGTTCACCTGGCTGGACCTCACCGAGTATCCCGAACGGGTGATCGCCACCCTTCGCACCGTGATTTCGGTGTAG
- a CDS encoding SDR family oxidoreductase — MPTAMITGAGRGLGAAVATALAPTHTLFLAGRPSAQLDEVAQRLGATTWEIDFDDIDAIPAAVEPIVELDVLIHNAGVAYPARVAESTVDEWRATMNVNVIGAVALTLALLPALRAASDGQVVFINSGSGINASPGLASYSASKFALRSFADSLRNDEPGLRVTSVHPGRIATEMQQDLRAYEGRDYNPTDFLSAETVARVTADAVNAPLDAHIHEVIVRPR, encoded by the coding sequence ATGCCGACCGCGATGATCACAGGCGCCGGCCGCGGCCTCGGGGCGGCCGTCGCCACGGCGCTGGCGCCGACCCACACGCTGTTCCTCGCCGGGCGCCCATCGGCGCAGCTCGACGAGGTGGCGCAGCGGCTCGGGGCCACCACGTGGGAGATCGACTTCGACGACATCGACGCGATCCCGGCGGCCGTCGAACCGATCGTCGAACTCGACGTGCTCATCCACAACGCCGGTGTCGCCTATCCGGCGCGGGTCGCCGAGTCGACCGTCGACGAGTGGCGGGCCACCATGAACGTCAACGTGATCGGCGCAGTGGCGCTGACCCTGGCGCTCCTGCCTGCGCTGCGGGCGGCCTCGGACGGTCAGGTGGTGTTCATCAATTCCGGGTCGGGCATCAACGCCTCACCCGGGCTGGCGTCGTATTCGGCGAGCAAGTTCGCGTTGCGGTCGTTCGCCGACTCCCTGCGCAACGACGAGCCCGGGCTGCGGGTCACGTCCGTGCACCCCGGGCGGATCGCCACCGAGATGCAGCAAGATCTGCGGGCCTACGAGGGCCGCGACTACAACCCGACCGACTTCCTGAGCGCCGAGACAGTCGCGCGGGTGACTGCCGACGCGGTCAACGCCCCGCTCGACGCGCACATCCACGAGGTGATCGTCCGCCCGCGCTAG